Sequence from the Nitrospirota bacterium genome:
GGCCATGAAGAAAGACCATAGAGTTTGGCGGTGCGAGGCATCAGTTGAAACAGACCGGCCGCTCCTGCCGGACTGAGGGCAGATGGAGTAAAAGACGATTCAACTTCTGCCAGCCAGACTAGTTTTTCCGGTACTTTTTGCGCGGCAAAAATCGGTTTCAGACGGGCCACGTACGCTTCGGCTCCTTTTGGCAAAGGTCTTTTTTCGAGTTGTTTTTGCCATGCTTTTCGTTCCACATCCGGCTCCGGGTTGGGAACCGGTTTGGGCGGTTGGCCAGGTTCGACTTTCGGTGGAGGCGCAACACGTTTAAATTGATCTGCCATTTCGAGATAATCCAGCCGGGTTTTCAACCATACTGCATAAGGCCAGGTTTCTTCATATTTTTCCAGCAGGGGCAATACTGTGGCGGCCGTTTCCTTGATTGAAGTAGTGTTCATCACGTTTTCGCCGTAAAGCCACTGTTGAAAATCGCGCATGAGCTTCTGAACTTTTGCCTGGTCCATGTCCCCCAGGAAACGGAGAACGTCCGGATCGATGTTTTCCTGTATCCACTGCCCACCATTCTGCAGAATGTCGTCGAAATTCATCTGGTCCTTTCGCCCGGCATACGAAAAGTCAGGGCACCGGGTGCCGGCATCAGAACAGAGGATAACGACTCTGTCGAACGTGCAGTCCATAAACAGATCTACGTGCTTTGACCAGTGGCCGGCAAGATCGATCCCGATTTCGTTCATCACCCGTATCACATCTTTTTGTACCTCCATCGGCATGGTCCCTGCTGAAAACGCAGCCCATCGGTCCTGATAAAAATGATTAACAATTCCCTCGGCAATCTGTGACCGTACGGCATTGCCTGTGCAGACGAACAGGATCGTAGAGATTCCGACATCCCGTGCAGCGCGATACCGTATCAGTTCGTGTTTTGCCTTTTCTGTGATCACAAGGCTCCGCTCTTCCTGCAGGCATAGAGGAGGACCCGGTAACAGCGTAGACATCGTGAGGCCTCGGCAACCGCTTCGGTATCAGTATAGCCATGATCGACCTCACGGAAATCACGACGCCGGTCGGCAGGCGGTTCGTGGCGGACCGGGATCCTTTTCAGCCCTCCCGGTATATCGATTTTCTCGTGTGGGTCATATACCCTGAGCCTTGCAAGCAGCAGCTCGTCCTTCTGCTCATCGAAGACCGGCACCTCACCGTGCTCCAGATAATGATCAATCTTCATGGCGCTCATCCTGCCGTGGGCGCAGGCGCGGATGACAACGTCAGGGCCGGTGACGCAGTCACCCCCGGAAAAAACTCCATCGCGCGTTGTCATGAAGTTTTCGTTTATGACGATCGCACCC
This genomic interval carries:
- a CDS encoding transglycosylase SLT domain-containing protein, with product MITEKAKHELIRYRAARDVGISTILFVCTGNAVRSQIAEGIVNHFYQDRWAAFSAGTMPMEVQKDVIRVMNEIGIDLAGHWSKHVDLFMDCTFDRVVILCSDAGTRCPDFSYAGRKDQMNFDDILQNGGQWIQENIDPDVLRFLGDMDQAKVQKLMRDFQQWLYGENVMNTTSIKETAATVLPLLEKYEETWPYAVWLKTRLDYLEMADQFKRVAPPPKVEPGQPPKPVPNPEPDVERKAWQKQLEKRPLPKGAEAYVARLKPIFAAQKVPEKLVWLAEVESSFTPSALSPAGAAGLFQLMPRTAKLYGLSSWP